The genomic window CTTGGCAACGTCTCAGggctcacggggggggggggaacttaagGGATATGCTATGGTTGAGAAGGATTAGAAGAAGTTTGCCAGTACCTTTTCCCACAGATCTGTCTCACAGCTGTTTCCTGTAGACACCAAAATTGAGTACTCTCTTACAAAAGACCAAACTTAAATATTGCTCAAGAGCAGTTtcattaaaaacaagaaaaagttTCACCCAAAGCTGTTTATGTTAAAATAATGGAGACAGCATAAAAGAGAGGAGGAAATTGATTGCTCAGGGTCCTAGTACAATTACTGAATGCTGCTGATTTCATAGTATGCAATAATTTTTAGCTCAAATTTTGATGGAGGTTTTATTTAAATCATGTTTTATTGGAGGCATCTTGCAGTTGTCATGTCTTAAACAGCATTTCGTTAACTAGCCTGGGATCCTGCTTGGACAAATGGTGGtttaaaaaagtgaaatgaataaataaatggttcTGTGCCTGTACAATTTCCCCAGAGTTATGAGTCCAATCTCTTTTGTTGCCCAGTGGGTCTGGGACACTGTCCAAGAGGAAATATGATGGTATGTCTCTGTCTTCCTTTAAATCCCTCCTCACACCCTATCTTTTCAGTGAAACCCTATTTTTACAGTGGCCAAGGCATGTAAGCTTGGAGCTAAGCATTCTTCCCTCGTGGCCTGTGATTTTCTGACTTCTTCTCCTCTGTATTATTTGTTGCTCCGGTGtctccttcccttctctttcatCTTCTCCCACTGTCCATTTTTAGGTTGTCAGCTCCATGGGGCAGGGAGCTGTCTCCTTAGTTTATAGCTTTTTACAGGTGTACATGTGTTTGTAGGCCAAGTGCAAAGCCTCTGCCCACATCCAGCATGTTAAGTGAATGTGATTtgaaatggttggacagagttTATGGAAGATACAATGTTAAAATaggattgccatatgtctggaatttcctggacatagctgggatttggTTGTCAGAAGCAGTGGTGCTTCTGATTTCTGGGTGGAAGTCGCTGAAATGTCTGAGAAAATCTGGAcgcatggcaacccatgtcgattttggcaaatttccttaaaaatagctcatttgttgttgttgttgttgttgagccaaAAATGCTCAATAACGTTTGTGTCCAGATCTTTCATGTtttgaaagatggcaaccctatgtTAAAATATTCAAGTTCTCCAAAGGAATGTtggttgaaaaaaagaaaaaacagaaattgTGAAGCTTAGTCCCACTACAATGTGGATTCAAAGCCTTAGCTTTACATCTGCATCTAGTGTCTTCTGCTATTTTGCCAAAGGGTAATGTAAACATCGAACATGCTatttccaccttcaaagcagccCCAAGAATGTACTTTTTTTCCTTAGAGGTTTGGGTGTCTTTTTCAAAAATATTGCTGATTTTGTGGTGCTGtgcaaaatcagaaagaaatGGATGTGGAGGCTTTAACAGCTGTAAATTactgagaaaagaaaaacatcccaatgtttactcagaagtaagaccctcTGTATTCTGTAGAACTGACTTTCCATCTCAATAAGTGCCAAGGTTTGCAGtccgaacaaaaaaaaaaaggggggggaaccaccacCACCTAGTCACATTAATTAACTGACCGATAAATAGTTCAACAAGCACACTCTCAGGTACCCCACCCCTGACTGATAAGATGGGGACAAGTACAAAAAATAGATAACATTTAATACAACAATTATGatacataaaaaacataattGGTGCCAGGCACTCTTTCCCCACCtaaattccctttttaaaaaatatgtacagAACATAAAATCCAGAACAAAAAAGACCAATCTAAAATAACATGGTGAACAGATTGAAGGGggaagtgctttttatttttttatgcataTGTTTACATATCCCCCAGCTACAGAAAAGTTCATTGGAATGAAAGAGAAGAAAGTGTCAAGCAAGTGAAAATGAACCCTCACAAATATTTCTTGCAAATCTTTTAACCTTTGACACCGAGAAGAATTATATTTGTTGAGTCTTGAACACGCAGGCTTAGGGTCACTAAGTCACAGAGTCAGCAACGGGGtgctattttattatatttctgcaGGATATAACAGCATGCCTGCCAGCATAAGAGGGAAGGgtgcagaagtgcaaaatctgaacTTGAAATCCACCCAGTTCTGTTGCGTTTGAACATTTACTCTATTAAGACATTCTAAGTCAGcttcacagtaaaaaaaaagtaagcCAGCACCATCTAGTGTTGAATCGAAATACAAAACTGCAGTGTAAAACAGTATTTAGAATTTGAGTTAAGAACTGCTGGGCAAATTTTATATCCCATGTTAGCTTTGTTGTAACTCCATCAGCATCTTTGAATGGATAATAGGCTGTGCATATATTTAATACTgaataaggcagaatgaaatgTGCACAGTGATTAATAGTGTTTGAAAATGAAATGTGTATTGTGTAATGATAATTTATTGCCCTTTCTCAtgaattgtgggtgggtgggaacaatGACTGaaatatgcaattttaaaaatggactAATAAATGTGTTGCTGTGCTGTGCTTAAGGTCATATCCCGCACTTAAGGAGAAAGATCCATTTACTCCATACATATACCCACAATCTGTACATGTTCAAAGGTCTGTCACATTCCATGCACATGCAAAGGTTTCTGTCAAGACATTTCTTTTCCCTAGAGAGAGGCCATGCTCAAAACCATGCACCACATGCCGTCAGTTTTACTGATAAAGTGATGTGTTGACGTCCTGGTATATTATACAGTACACGGCTCTTCTATAATCTTTATACCAAAGTCAGTTCTGCTTTTTTCAGTTCCTCCTCTGTTAGAGGCTTGATGATGTGAAGGAATTCCATAAAGTTTAGTATAATGCCTCTATCAAATGGATTGAAGAACTTCCCTTGATGGTCCAGGAGATATGCATACTTCGTTGTTTTGAGACATTCTGCGGTAGTTAAGTTGACTGCTGCCATGTAAACCTTTAAAAATGAAGAACATAGAGATGACTTTCAGTTTTACATATAAACTGTttgcactgctgctgttgctacccTCAGATGACACCGTACTGCAACTAAGATTCATTACTCTACAAGCTGACCAGCTGAACTTTGTGAAATAATTCATCATTATAATAAATGCCTGACTTGTATGTAACACCTGCAATTAAACTGTGGAGCCCAGAGGCAATAGCCTCTTGGGTGTTTTGGTGTAATGGAGAAAGGATTGCAGCTGAAGAATTTGAGTTTACCAACACGTATAACAGCTGTTAGTTTACCGCCAAGAAGAGAACTTGACAGATAGGTTGCATCTGCACCAGGAAAcaatagtggtacctcgggttaagaacttaatttgttctggaggtctgctcttaacctgaaactgttcttaacctgaggtaccactttagctaatggggcctcccgctgccgccgtgcgatttctgttctcatcctgaagcaaagttcttaacccaaggtactatttctgggttagcggagtctataacctgaagtgtctgtaacctgaagcgtctgtaacccaaggtaccactgtagattatTTCAACTGTCACTGAACTGAGAAAGCAGAGCAAAGCTGCATTTGAATATGGACTAGGCTAAGTGTCCCAGGAATGGATACAGGGTCAATCTGACAAGTTCTGCAGAAGCCAGTTTGGAACACTAGAAAAACTCTAACAGTAAATAATCTATCAAAAATAGGCAAGCGAAAGTGTCAGGTGGGATCACGATAGCAGCCAATGCTCTAAATTCAGTTCACAGGAAACTATGGTCTAACCCAGCAGTGGGAAACCTGTGTCTGGTAGTGGATGGCACTTACCTGACTTTCCTCCAGATGAGTCACTGCTGCACAATGGAACAGAGcggggaagagggaagaggatgggggtgGCAAGGCCAACACAGTGCAAACATAGTGGTAGGACCACCAGATTGACTCTGCTGGTGTGCTTGCACCTGGCCAACCTCACCACTCTGTTGCCGCTCCACCCTGGTATACAGCAGCAACTTGAGCAGAGGGAGGTCACATAAGCAGTGCCGCCCTCCCTCTGTGTCGTCTGCTactacctgtggccctccagatgctgttggactcccaactcccatcaactccagccagcatggttaatggtcaggaatgttgggagttatattccagcaatatctggagggccgcagaaTCCCCATTCCTAGTCTAGTCTGATGTAATAATCTCTACATTCCAGTGCTTATGACTGTGGGTAATGtattaaaacataaacaaaatgtATTTGTCCTTTTCCTGTCGGCATAGTAGCAGCCCAAGACCAGTTGCTTATCATACTGGGCAGCAGCACACAAATCTAAAGGGTCTTGGTTTTATTTCTGGTAACTCTACCATCAGGTTTGTGACTGGCTGTTTGGAGAAAGGCCAGCAGTGGTTTGTGCGTATTTGGATTGGTAGGAAGACCAATAGCAGGTGgtgccagaaccaatgacagtcAGAACCatctaattctagttttgtccccatcctcctccctgctgagttctacaagagcagactgttttccagggacagttccagatttaaagaagtcatcctggtttctgaacttggaatgtcccgcttttccttaggatgtccctattttcatcagagaaatgttggagggtatgcaagagCAGCGCTGAAACTAAGGAGGAGGCCACTGTCAGGCAGTGCCACATACCTGGGCTGGGTGGAAGTAAGAAAAGCAGGCTGGTCAAGggcagactgagcttggtggagcagtgccccattcaccctaacGGACCATCCTCCACTGAGAAAGGCTCTAGCTCAGTAGGAGAACAATTCCTTTGCATGTGGAAGTCCAAAATTCAAGCTTCAGCCAAGTGGATCACAACTAGTGGAGATGCTGAGAGTCTCTGGTCTGGCTCatatatggcagcttcccatgttcaaGGAAGCAAGGCCATAAGGAACAAATAGTAGCGTAAGTGAACTACCAAATATTCTGCTGCCCATAATCTTagttaattcttcttcttatgagaGTTTATCCCACAATATCAGAATATCCTGTCATTGGGTAGTAGAAACTCCCAAACAGAAATAATACAAGTATACAATTTAATCATTTCTGTTGCCAGCTGTATTATTTATGCAGGTGGTATATCAAAACATAAATTATTCTTCAGTACATGTTACAAAGTTAATATCTGCTTATATGCTGATACCAAAACAGTAAAAGACCGTATATACAAAGGGATTGGATACTACTTACTCCCTTGCAAATTAAATGTATTTACCATCAAGCATgctattgttttattttcagtatgaTCCCACTTGAAATCAGCCAGTCAAAAATAGTGCAGTTACTTAGCATCCTATTTGAGTAAACCTTTTCTCTGTCTCTGGCTTTCAATAAAGAGACACTAGAGGGCATTAACAGTTCTATCTAAACTGAGCTGCTGTTCCCACTATACTATACATTAACCTCATCTGGTTTTTCCGTAACTTCTTGCCCTCCCTCTTTTAGACAACAGTCTTTCTAACATCAGCATCCAGTGGCTACCGAGTGGCTCATAGTTGGCCCCCGAAGACACCTCCCTCCAATTTgtcattaaaaagcaaacatttctGCTCCTACGAGTCCTCTACTTCGATGCCGTGATGACAAAAGGGGACCCCTTAAAAAGTtgccattttttactttattttaaaaactccttttaataaaaacaattcacCGATCTCATAGCTACCTGTGATGCCAAAAGCATTTATGTGACCTCCCCAAAGCCTGCTATTAAAAATATGCATTCAAGACGATACATACACACAGTGAAGTCATCATTGCTGATGCTGTGGCaatgacagaaagaaagagaaatccgATTCCGATGAAAATACTACGTCCCATTACATTAAACCAATTCCAGCATAGATATATTCCAACAACAGAGTTCAGACacatagtagtgaggaatcctACAAAATAGGGCCTagaatgaagcaaaacaaaaacaaaccaatgctTCTTCTACGTAAAAAGCTAACAAAGCCTTTGCAAAGTTCAGTCAGTAGAACAACCTTTTTCATATGCAGCTGATGTGGTGATTTaattcataagaacataggatGAGGCCAATATACTAAATTAGGAAGGGCaattcacaaatggggagccactactgagGAGCCACTACTGACACAAGTTACCACCAGCTGGGTATACCCCAAGTGGGGTGACACCAACAGGGCCCACCTGCTGATTGTAGGGCCATAGATGGCTGATAGATACAGTGGTGATCCAAAAACTTATTACGTCACATGTTAATGTTTCTGATGAGATATATCAACAGTGCAACATCTGATGGTGATGttgtgaaaaaacaacaacgcttAGTTACTAATGACTTATAAAGTAGACGAGCAAAAATATCTTGAACAATCTTTCccaaacctgttgccctccagctgttgtgggTCAAAACTTCCATCACCTCAcaccactggcaatgctggcttGGACCCGATGACACATCTGAAAGCTACTGGGTTGCGGAAAGCTATCTTAAATGCTACAGGAAAAATCTCTTTTGCACATCGGTACCTGTTCCTGTATCCCACGTTGTTGTAGATAAAAGGACAATAATGATCAAAGCCAGACACACAACGATTTATGATACGACAATGTTTAGCTCGAAGAGGTTTCACAAGGCGGCACACATGACATAGTCTAGGCAACAGGATTTTGCCCTCTTCCCAATAATTAAGATAATCCACCTTAGAAAGAAGAAGATATCCAGGATGGAATCTAAAATGCAATGGCAGAATCTAAGAACCAACTAACCTAATGCTTTTGTATATGTGCTTTGAACAATAGCATCATTTCAGACAACCAGGTGATACAGCTGCTGTTCATGCTTTATGTTCTAGTTGAAGGTGGACTTGTGTGAGTTTATCCATCTCCAGGGCAAATGCATCAGCAAAAAGTGCAATTTCTTCCTTCCAAAGCAGGAAGCATGtggaacagtggttctcaaagggtgtggcgcaCCACACTGGTGTGACAGgcgaggatggcaagtgtggcaggaagattcaatccatattatattttgggaatggttCATATtgttatgtagctgcattgttttatactattGGGATGTCCCACGATCATATTATAAAACATGACTTCTTAGATAGTGGAAAACAAAACCAGTCACCAaaacagcacaattctatacttgtctactcagaagttaagtcaacgggacttactcccagatatgtGCTCAGAAGCGCTGAAGCCTTTCTTTGCTAGCTGCCTGCATTAATTGAATTTTCTTATCTTCAACATTTAGGCATGTATAAAAAATGACGACAAAAGAAGGATGCTTTCAATTCAGCAACAGCATTTGTTTAATTCCAGAGGTGATTATTGCCAAAGAGAATTATTACTAATGTGTGAGAGATGGTTGCATATGGAAAGGTGTACAGGAGAAATACCTGTCTGATGGCCTGGTAATATTCATCAGTGTGTTGAGGAAGCAAACCTGGGTTCATCAAAGAAGCTTTTAAGAAGAGGAACCACATCAGAGCATTGCCAAGGAGGAAGGTAGCATGGGCCTTCCACAGGGTGTTAAAAGACAACGGCATAATCTGTGCAATGAAAATAGACAAATGTCTTAACACTTTGATACACAAAACTAACCTGATACACGGGCACACAAATTGAAACATCATGCAAATCATTGTACAAAAGCATCAGTCATATACTGTACTTgacctctgcctgcctgcctgcctgcctaggtAAGTATACTGTTTAcatgaaatctctctctccttccccaaccTCTCTGCTATCTATGCTATCCCACTCTTCTAGTGCCCATGTACTACTCAAGGTGGCTTTAAACAGTTAGGGACTGACAAATCTAAAACTGGGGATAAAGAAACGAGAATTGGATGGAACTGGAGGAGCAGATCTTGAGAGATTGGATGGAATTGGAGTAGCAGTTCTTGAGAGATTTCTCAACATGAGAGGTGAAAGAGACACAGAATATTATAGGTAAGCAGTATGAGGAAGCAGAAAGAGCTAACAGTAGGCAAGCTTATTGATAAGAGACAACACAAGGAGGTGTGTAAGAAGGGAAGCCAATTTGGCATGACCAAGTTTCAGGTTTCTGTGGGTCACAGGCAAGAAACCTGGTGTGGGTTTTCCAAATACACACATGACTCTCTCCCtcagagacagacacacacagcacCTGGCCTGTTGACCACCAAGCTTTTTGTGGATGGGTGGGGTGGTTGAAAGCTGTAAGAAGTGCTACTGCATATCTCGCAGTCTTGCCTGGGGTTCACTTCTTCCCAGGCCTCCCTGCCCTTGCCCATGCAGGCCTCCCTGCCCTTGCCCATGGCTTCTGGGGCAactaataagttgttgttgttgttgttaaacaatGGAGCTTTGTGTCGAAACATATGCACATGGCCTAACATAGATGAAGGTGCTTGGAGTGGTGCTTTGCAATGGGCCTTTTGCTAGGTCAGAGAATCCAGCAGCTGCTCAACTATGCCAACTCTTGACATTGGGCCTGTAGATAGGAGATACAGACACCCTCAAAATGAGGGTTTAGTCTAACACATCAGTTTTCCAAATGACAAAGTGACAATTCATGTGTTACGGAATTGCAtatttttcctgcattgcagagggttggactacatgatccccagggtcccttctgactccatggttctatgattctatgtgtgagCTGTTTACATGTAGATTTTCCATTAAAGTCTTTAGGAAGGAACCATATGGGTTGGGCAAATTATATGTTTCCTTCCCGGTGTCAGTATTGTCCACTGATAAGTAATCCATCGGTTCCATGTTATTCCTTCTACAGATATTGCCACAGCAACATGAGGTCCAGACACAAGGAACTGGCTCCCATGTTTCTACATGGATCGTTGCTTAGGCATCATTACAAACTGAGTGTAAATGCATCTTGGGACTTCAAATAATGTTAATCAGGCAATTGCTTAGTTTAAAAACTGCCATGGAGGGGAGTTCATCAGCTTCTGAAGCAGCccattccactgttaaacagttcttatcatcagaaagttcttcccgacgttgagtcagaatctccctt from Lacerta agilis isolate rLacAgi1 chromosome 9, rLacAgi1.pri, whole genome shotgun sequence includes these protein-coding regions:
- the LOC117053467 gene encoding probable palmitoyltransferase ZDHHC12 isoform X1; the encoded protein is MRINPERSRTFSSPGESKVAVLFFYSCTFLWGYPTYLFWIMPLSFNTLWKAHATFLLGNALMWFLFLKASLMNPGLLPQHTDEYYQAIRQVDYLNYWEEGKILLPRLCHVCRLVKPLRAKHCRIINRCVSGFDHYCPFIYNNVGYRNRPYFVGFLTTMCLNSVVGIYLCWNWFNVMGRSIFIGIGFLFLSVIATASAMMTSLCVYMAAVNLTTAECLKTTKYAYLLDHQGKFFNPFDRGIILNFMEFLHIIKPLTEEELKKAELTLV
- the LOC117053467 gene encoding probable palmitoyltransferase ZDHHC12 isoform X2 gives rise to the protein MPLSFNTLWKAHATFLLGNALMWFLFLKASLMNPGLLPQHTDEYYQAIRQVDYLNYWEEGKILLPRLCHVCRLVKPLRAKHCRIINRCVSGFDHYCPFIYNNVGYRNRPYFVGFLTTMCLNSVVGIYLCWNWFNVMGRSIFIGIGFLFLSVIATASAMMTSLCVYMAAVNLTTAECLKTTKYAYLLDHQGKFFNPFDRGIILNFMEFLHIIKPLTEEELKKAELTLV